From bacterium, the proteins below share one genomic window:
- a CDS encoding ABC transporter permease, with protein sequence MSARQPAMRRRRGLWGDALGRIAQNPGATAGGIVFLLIVLAAAAAPQLAPDNPIRLNVSESLASPSARHWLGTDQFGRDILTRIIYGARVSVAMGLVAVAISVAGGSVLGLLSGYYRGTVDLVIMRVVDVMLAFPGILLALVIIAVLGPNLTSAMIAVGVSGMPVFIRVVRGSTLAVREFQYIEAARVAGCGDLRIVFRHVLPNVSAPVIVLVTLGIPSAIIAGAALSFLGLGIRPPTPDWGEMLSNGRSFMSTAWWLSTFPGLAIVLIVMAINLFGDGLRDALDPRLKL encoded by the coding sequence ATGAGCGCCCGGCAACCGGCGATGCGGCGTCGGCGCGGCCTGTGGGGCGACGCGCTCGGCCGCATCGCGCAGAACCCTGGGGCAACCGCCGGCGGGATCGTCTTCCTGCTCATCGTGCTGGCCGCGGCGGCGGCGCCGCAGCTGGCCCCCGACAACCCGATCCGGCTCAACGTCTCCGAGTCGCTCGCCTCTCCGAGCGCGCGCCACTGGCTGGGAACCGATCAGTTCGGCCGCGACATCCTCACCCGGATCATCTACGGCGCCCGCGTGTCGGTGGCGATGGGCCTGGTCGCGGTGGCGATCTCGGTCGCGGGCGGCTCGGTGCTGGGGTTGTTGTCGGGGTACTATCGGGGAACGGTCGATCTCGTGATCATGCGGGTCGTGGACGTCATGCTCGCGTTCCCGGGCATTTTGCTCGCCCTCGTCATCATCGCCGTGCTGGGGCCCAACCTGACCAGCGCGATGATCGCCGTCGGAGTGTCGGGAATGCCCGTGTTCATCCGTGTCGTTCGCGGCTCAACGCTCGCCGTGCGCGAGTTCCAGTACATCGAGGCGGCGCGGGTGGCCGGGTGCGGCGACCTGCGCATCGTCTTCCGCCACGTGCTGCCGAACGTGTCGGCGCCGGTGATCGTCCTCGTGACGCTCGGCATCCCGAGCGCGATCATCGCCGGAGCCGCGCTCAGCTTCCTCGGCCTGGGCATCCGACCCCCCACCCCCGACTGGGGAGAGATGCTCAGCAACGGGCGGTCGTTCATGAGCACCGCGTGGTGGCTGTCCACGTTTCCGGGTCTCGCCATCGTCCTGATCGTCATGGCGATCAACCTGTTCGGGGACGGCCTGCGGGATGCGCTCGATCCCCGCTTGAAACTCTGA
- a CDS encoding amidohydrolase family protein: protein MGSTATHVIRCGTLLDGMGGVRRDAAVTVADGRIADIGAWSDARRPPGVAVVDAGRLVVLPGLSDCHDHLAAPGRGLAERSATPPSLHVLRVAETMRGMLQAGFTTVRDLGGLDLGMKQAVDEGLLAGPRVIICLAIITQTAGLSDATNAVGFNADVLRLPGAPDGVCDGADRLRQLTRRLIRAGADFIKIATTGGVSSRISSVLTREFTFEEVRAVVDEARAFGRPVAAHAYGGEGLKNALRAGVHSVEHLGPLDDEDIATMVRQGTFLVPTLLNMRVRQEMAGEPGALSAYSIQKAAELAPLQKAVFARAHRAGVRIAAGTDSRGLRSGGNGRELSLLVEHGMSPMEAICAATSVAAACCGVPDAGCLRAGMRADLIAVDGNPLDDIGVLADADRIALVMRDGDVFRNRVA from the coding sequence ATGGGATCGACCGCGACGCACGTGATCCGCTGCGGCACGCTGCTTGACGGAATGGGAGGCGTGCGCCGCGATGCCGCCGTGACCGTGGCGGACGGCCGCATCGCCGACATCGGCGCGTGGAGCGACGCGAGGCGGCCGCCCGGCGTGGCTGTCGTCGACGCCGGCAGACTCGTGGTCTTGCCCGGATTGTCCGACTGCCACGACCACCTGGCGGCTCCCGGGAGGGGTCTGGCGGAACGCAGCGCGACGCCGCCCTCCCTTCACGTCTTGCGGGTGGCGGAGACGATGCGCGGCATGCTGCAGGCAGGATTCACCACCGTGCGGGACCTCGGCGGCCTGGACCTCGGGATGAAGCAGGCGGTAGACGAAGGCCTCCTGGCGGGGCCGCGCGTGATCATCTGCCTCGCCATCATCACCCAGACGGCGGGATTGAGCGACGCCACGAACGCCGTCGGGTTCAACGCCGACGTCCTCCGGCTCCCGGGAGCCCCCGACGGCGTCTGCGATGGGGCGGATCGGCTCCGCCAGTTGACGCGGCGGCTCATCCGCGCCGGCGCCGATTTCATCAAGATCGCCACGACCGGCGGGGTGAGCTCGAGGATCAGCAGCGTGCTGACCCGTGAATTCACCTTCGAAGAAGTTCGCGCGGTCGTCGATGAGGCGCGGGCGTTCGGCCGCCCCGTCGCCGCCCACGCCTACGGGGGGGAGGGGCTGAAGAATGCGCTGCGCGCCGGCGTGCACTCGGTGGAACACCTCGGCCCCCTCGATGACGAGGACATCGCGACGATGGTCCGGCAGGGCACCTTCCTCGTGCCCACACTGCTGAATATGCGAGTCCGTCAGGAAATGGCCGGGGAGCCGGGCGCCCTGTCGGCGTACAGCATCCAAAAAGCCGCAGAGCTGGCCCCGCTGCAGAAGGCGGTCTTCGCCCGCGCGCACCGCGCGGGGGTGCGCATCGCGGCCGGGACGGACTCGCGCGGATTGCGTTCCGGCGGCAACGGCAGGGAGTTGAGCCTCCTGGTGGAGCACGGGATGAGCCCGATGGAGGCGATCTGCGCCGCCACGTCCGTTGCCGCCGCGTGCTGCGGCGTGCCGGACGCCGGATGCCTGCGGGCGGGGATGCGTGCCGACCTGATCGCGGTGGATGGGAATCCGCTGGACGACATCGGCGTGCTCGCGGACGCCGACCGGATCGCCCTGGTGATGCGCGACGGTGACGTCTTCAGGAACCGAGTTGCATAA
- a CDS encoding SDR family NAD(P)-dependent oxidoreductase, which produces MTGEFAGKVVIVSGGAQGVSSVILRRFAQAGARAVIADIDDERAAAGMRELTAQGCDVRFVHTDVRDSAQVNAMVDRVVRETGRVDVAVHGAGVGVHKEIVDLTDDEWDLQIDVQLRGAFLLSRAVGRRLIAQGNGGRIILIGSTSGNNARVRGGPHAASKAGEIQLAHVMAMEMGRHGVTVNVVSPGLTDIAGISRSTQTPEYQRAFIAQVPLGRLAVPDEIADAVLFFASDRARFITGQVLCVDGGYSAGKLAVQGPSVAAHYGQVGAGR; this is translated from the coding sequence ATGACGGGAGAGTTTGCCGGGAAGGTCGTGATCGTCTCCGGTGGGGCACAGGGGGTCAGCAGCGTGATCCTGCGGCGGTTCGCGCAGGCGGGGGCTCGGGCCGTGATCGCCGACATCGACGACGAGCGCGCCGCCGCCGGCATGCGAGAGCTCACGGCGCAGGGCTGCGACGTCCGCTTCGTCCATACCGACGTCCGCGACAGCGCACAGGTGAACGCGATGGTCGACCGCGTCGTCCGGGAGACGGGACGGGTCGACGTCGCGGTCCACGGCGCCGGCGTGGGGGTGCACAAAGAGATCGTCGACCTCACCGACGACGAGTGGGACCTGCAGATCGATGTGCAGCTGCGGGGTGCGTTTCTGCTGAGCCGGGCGGTGGGCCGTCGGCTGATCGCGCAGGGGAACGGGGGCCGAATTATCCTGATCGGTTCGACCTCGGGGAACAACGCCCGCGTGCGTGGGGGGCCCCACGCCGCCTCCAAGGCCGGAGAGATCCAACTGGCCCATGTGATGGCGATGGAGATGGGGCGTCACGGCGTCACGGTCAACGTCGTCTCTCCGGGGCTGACCGACATCGCGGGGATTTCGCGTTCGACGCAGACGCCAGAGTACCAGCGCGCCTTTATCGCGCAGGTGCCGCTCGGACGTCTCGCGGTGCCCGACGAGATCGCGGATGCGGTTCTATTCTTCGCCTCGGACCGCGCGCGGTTCATCACCGGGCAGGTACTCTGCGTGGACGGCGGGTACTCCGCGGGGAAGCTCGCGGTGCAAGGACCCAGCGTCGCGGCCCATTACGGGCAGGTCGGCGCCGGCCGGTAG
- a CDS encoding 2-dehydropantoate 2-reductase N-terminal domain-containing protein: protein MAKIAIVGCGGIGGLAGFYMAREGERVLFIDQNAEHVRAIRERGISVNGVYGPMAIPPQHACTPGEIGEPLEGLVFLACKSQATDAAVRGIAPHLTPSACVVSLQNGMNEEGIAGVVGRERTMGALPDYGGAYLDPGLLEAVHEGTVYVGELDGRVTPRLREAARLLGIGRNVCEVLTDIVGRLWTKHVYNSQIVVTALVNGTVVEVLGNNDVQRLAGAAVREAIRVSDAAGVRLHADRWFDPALYNPATPAETARLLATYDQLVRHLGGHQVHDGPGGYTYVKKASGIHWDLVYRRRKSEASYLTVCTHAARYGVAVPLNAKIVTMIEEVEGGTRELGWHNIAEGSACAAQLGAALP, encoded by the coding sequence ATGGCGAAAATTGCGATCGTGGGCTGTGGGGGAATCGGTGGTTTAGCGGGGTTCTACATGGCCCGCGAGGGAGAGCGCGTGCTGTTCATCGATCAAAATGCCGAACACGTGCGGGCGATCCGTGAGCGCGGGATTTCTGTGAACGGGGTCTACGGGCCGATGGCAATCCCCCCGCAGCACGCATGCACGCCCGGCGAGATCGGTGAGCCGCTGGAGGGCCTGGTATTCCTGGCGTGCAAGTCGCAGGCGACCGATGCGGCGGTACGCGGCATCGCCCCGCACTTGACGCCCTCGGCCTGCGTGGTCTCGCTGCAAAACGGCATGAACGAGGAAGGGATCGCGGGCGTCGTCGGACGCGAACGCACGATGGGGGCCCTCCCCGACTACGGCGGCGCGTATTTGGACCCGGGCCTCCTGGAGGCGGTGCACGAGGGGACGGTCTACGTCGGTGAGCTCGACGGCCGCGTGACCCCGCGCCTCCGCGAGGCGGCCCGGCTGCTCGGGATCGGGCGCAACGTGTGCGAAGTGCTCACCGACATCGTGGGACGACTGTGGACCAAGCACGTGTACAATTCGCAGATTGTCGTGACCGCGCTCGTCAACGGCACGGTCGTCGAGGTCCTCGGCAACAACGACGTCCAGCGTCTCGCCGGAGCGGCTGTACGCGAGGCGATCCGGGTGTCCGACGCCGCCGGCGTCCGCCTGCACGCCGACCGGTGGTTTGACCCCGCACTGTACAATCCAGCCACCCCCGCGGAGACGGCGCGGCTTCTTGCGACGTACGATCAGCTGGTGAGGCACCTCGGCGGCCACCAGGTCCACGACGGGCCGGGCGGGTACACGTACGTCAAGAAGGCGAGCGGCATTCACTGGGACCTCGTCTACCGCCGGCGCAAGAGCGAGGCGTCGTATCTGACCGTCTGCACCCACGCCGCCCGGTACGGGGTCGCCGTCCCGCTGAACGCCAAGATCGTCACGATGATCGAAGAGGTCGAGGGCGGGACGCGCGAGCTCGGCTGGCACAACATCGCCGAAGGCAGCGCCTGCGCGGCGCAGCTCGGGGCCGCCCTTCCCTGA
- a CDS encoding CDP-alcohol phosphatidyltransferase family protein, producing MRRTNAVDRRPIAARGWPAARWVSSRLNGHGVLPNTISIAGMVCGIGAGVALAATGPAPRGNQLAWLIAGALILLRAAANMLDGMVAVEFDRASPLGDLYNELPDRISDMAMLIGLGYAAGGNVTLGYAAAGAALLVAYIRTLGKAAGARHEFGGPMAKQRRMFTVVGLSAYMGLSPHAWQPLWGSPPRIGLAAACLGVVIVGCVWTGILRLRRIAASLRAAAGG from the coding sequence ATGCGACGGACGAATGCCGTGGACCGCCGGCCGATCGCGGCACGCGGTTGGCCGGCGGCCCGGTGGGTCTCCTCCCGGCTCAACGGGCATGGGGTCCTCCCGAACACGATTTCCATTGCCGGGATGGTGTGCGGGATTGGCGCCGGAGTGGCGCTGGCGGCGACGGGACCCGCTCCCCGCGGCAACCAGCTGGCCTGGCTGATCGCGGGGGCGCTCATCCTCCTGCGGGCCGCCGCAAACATGCTCGACGGGATGGTGGCCGTCGAATTCGACCGTGCCTCTCCGCTGGGCGATCTGTACAACGAACTGCCCGACCGCATCTCCGATATGGCCATGCTGATCGGGCTGGGCTACGCCGCGGGGGGAAACGTCACGCTTGGCTACGCGGCCGCGGGGGCCGCGCTGCTGGTGGCGTACATCCGCACCCTGGGGAAGGCGGCGGGGGCCCGTCACGAGTTTGGCGGACCGATGGCCAAGCAGCGGCGGATGTTCACCGTGGTCGGCCTGTCGGCCTACATGGGCCTCTCCCCGCACGCGTGGCAGCCCCTGTGGGGATCGCCGCCGCGAATCGGCCTGGCCGCGGCATGCCTGGGTGTCGTCATCGTGGGGTGCGTGTGGACGGGCATCTTGCGGCTGAGGCGGATTGCGGCATCACTGCGAGCGGCGGCTGGGGGATGA
- a CDS encoding phosphatidate cytidylyltransferase, protein MNATRATWMALSPIAQIGLIVLGMLLVASGAVWALRRRYPERDFSELASRTRSWWWMAAVFIGAVAANATLALVLFALLSFWALKEYVTLLRTRPADHRALFWAFLAIPIQYVWIARRAYVMFLIFIPVYMFLWLPVRLVLAGEIAGFVASASMIQWGLMAFVFGLSHLGYLSTLPSFPGTLADGRTLVLFLAFVTESSDVFQYVWGKLLGRHKILPTISPNKTWEGFLAGILSATLLSLLVRFLTPFSPGETLVAALLIAVAGFAGGAVMSAVKRDVGVKDFGALIPGHGGMLDRIDSLCYAAPVFFHYVRYFHS, encoded by the coding sequence ATGAACGCGACACGCGCAACGTGGATGGCCCTCTCCCCGATCGCCCAGATAGGGTTGATCGTGCTCGGGATGCTGCTGGTGGCGTCGGGGGCGGTCTGGGCGCTCCGCCGGAGATACCCGGAGCGCGATTTCAGCGAGCTGGCATCCCGCACGCGTTCCTGGTGGTGGATGGCGGCGGTGTTCATCGGCGCCGTCGCCGCGAACGCCACGCTCGCCCTCGTCCTGTTCGCGCTTCTCAGCTTCTGGGCGCTCAAGGAGTACGTCACCTTGCTGAGGACGCGCCCGGCCGATCACCGTGCCCTGTTCTGGGCCTTCCTCGCGATCCCCATCCAGTACGTGTGGATCGCCCGCCGCGCGTACGTCATGTTTCTGATCTTCATCCCGGTGTATATGTTCCTTTGGCTACCGGTCCGCCTCGTATTGGCCGGGGAGATCGCCGGCTTCGTCGCCTCAGCCTCCATGATTCAATGGGGCCTCATGGCCTTCGTCTTCGGCCTGAGCCACCTCGGCTACCTATCGACCCTCCCATCCTTTCCCGGCACGCTGGCCGATGGGCGCACGCTGGTGCTCTTCCTCGCCTTCGTCACCGAGAGCAGCGACGTCTTCCAGTACGTTTGGGGGAAACTCCTCGGACGCCACAAGATCTTGCCGACGATCAGCCCGAACAAGACCTGGGAAGGGTTCCTGGCTGGGATCCTCAGTGCGACCCTGCTCAGCCTGCTCGTGCGATTCCTTACCCCGTTTAGCCCGGGCGAGACCCTCGTCGCCGCACTGCTCATCGCCGTCGCAGGCTTCGCCGGGGGCGCCGTGATGTCGGCCGTGAAGCGCGATGTCGGCGTGAAAGACTTCGGTGCGCTTATTCCCGGGCACGGCGGCATGCTCGACCGCATCGACTCCCTCTGCTATGCGGCCCCGGTGTTCTTTCACTATGTTCGCTACTTCCACTCCTAA
- a CDS encoding lysophospholipid acyltransferase family protein — MFATSTPKLRHLAQMLLFLLVIRPLLGLLIGVRVHGRGNLPARDPFILIANHSSHLDTVSLLSLFPLSRLRRIRPCAAADTFERTPLIAFLSRTFFNILPIARRNITPENHPVRRMRKALERGESLLLYPEGTRGTGGVMGEFKTGIAHLLEETPDVPVVPAYLVNMGRSLPKGEFLIVPFICEIRIGTPRVVRGSRRELVEALERAVLELKDLAWPHQ; from the coding sequence ATGTTCGCTACTTCCACTCCTAAGCTCCGCCACCTGGCTCAGATGCTCCTCTTCCTCCTCGTCATCCGTCCGCTGCTGGGCCTGCTGATCGGCGTCCGGGTGCATGGACGCGGCAACCTGCCGGCACGGGATCCCTTCATCCTCATCGCCAATCATTCCAGCCACTTGGACACCGTCTCGCTGCTGAGCCTGTTCCCGCTGAGCCGGCTGCGACGCATTCGCCCCTGCGCCGCGGCGGATACGTTCGAGCGAACGCCGCTGATCGCGTTCTTGTCACGCACGTTTTTCAACATCCTCCCCATCGCGCGACGAAACATCACGCCGGAGAACCATCCCGTTCGGCGCATGCGGAAGGCACTGGAACGCGGAGAATCGCTCCTCCTCTATCCCGAGGGGACGCGGGGCACCGGCGGCGTCATGGGGGAGTTCAAGACCGGCATCGCGCACCTGCTGGAGGAAACCCCCGACGTCCCCGTGGTCCCCGCCTATCTGGTGAACATGGGTCGGAGCCTGCCCAAAGGCGAGTTTCTCATCGTGCCGTTTATTTGCGAGATCAGAATCGGAACCCCTCGGGTAGTGCGGGGCTCGCGCAGGGAGCTGGTAGAGGCTCTGGAGCGCGCCGTGCTCGAGCTGAAGGACCTCGCCTGGCCACACCAATAA